The stretch of DNA TACATCGACGACCTGCTACGCCATCAGCCCGACATCTACTTCGAGGCCGGTGACCACGAGACCCTGGTGCACATGAGCGGCAGCGAATTCGACCGCCTGATGACCACCAGTCCGCATGGCCGTTTCAGTCGGCACCACTGACCGCCCGGTCCGGGCCGCGGCCACGCCCCCTGGCCGCGGCCCTTTCCTGCGACCCGCCCTGCCATCCTGCTCGCTGCAATGGTGGGGCATCGCCTTGCCCGGCACGCTCGCCCCGCCTGCACCGTGAGGATGGATTCGATCTCGGCAACCGAGCGATACCGCCGAGGCCCGCTGGCCGTCGTCCGCTTCCTGGGGCTGGTGCTCCTGGGCGCCGTCATCGGCGCCATCGCCTCCCTGTTCGCCGTGGGGTTCGTCGCCGCGGTGCTCGCGCTCAATGACCTCCTGCTGATCTCGCCGCGCAGCCGGATGATGTTCGACCATCCCGGCCTGCTGGTGGCCATCACCATCGCGGTGCCGACGCTGGGCGGCCTGGTGGTCGGCCTCGTGCACCTCGCCATTCCCGAGCGGCGCCCCCATGCCCCGGCCGACGTGATTGCCGCCGTGCAGACCCGCCGGGGGCGGCTGCCGGTCCGGGCCGGAAGCCTCTCGGCGCTCGGCGCGCTGGTCTCGCTGGGCGCCGGAGCCTCGGTAGGCCAGTACGGCCCCCTGGTGCACCTGGGGGCCACCCTGGGCTCGCTGGGCGCGCGGCTGCTGCGCCTGGGGCGCTCCGACGACAACATCACCATCGCCTGCGGGGTGGCCGCCGCCATCGCCACCGCCTTCAATGCGCCCCTGGCGGGCATCGTCTTCGCCCACGAGGTGGTGCTGCGCCACTATGCCCTGCGCGCCTTCGCCCCGGTGGCCGCGGCCGCCCTCGTCGGCCACGTGATCGCCACCAACGTGCTCGAGCGCGGTGCGCTCTTCCATGTCGCCGACACCGCCGTGCCACACCCCTGGGAGTTCGTCGCCTTCCTCGCGATCGGCGGCCTCGGCGCCCTGGTCGCAGGGGCCTACATGGGCACCCTGCTCGGCGTCACGCGACTGGCCATGCGCCTGACGCTCCCCCCGCCGCTGCGACCCGCCCTGGCCGGCTCCCTGCTCGGGATCGCCGCCCTGTGGGTGCCTGACATCCTCGGCATGGGACAGGAGACCCTGCGCTTCGCCACCATCGCCGGGGCCTTCGGCAGCGGCGAGCTGCTGCTGGTCCTGGTGCTCAAGATCGCCGCCACGGGGCTGTGCCTGGGCATGGGCTTCGGCGGCGGGGTGTTCAGCCCGGCGCTGGTCATCGGCACGCTGTTCGGGGCCCTGTGCGGGAGCCTCGTCGGCCAGTTCAGCGGGGCGCCCCAGGAGACCTTCGTCTTCTACGCCGTCTGCGGCATGGTGGCCGTCACCGCCCCGGTGATCGGCGCCCCCCTGACGAGCCTGCTGATCGTCTTCGAACTGACCGGCAGCTACGCGCTGACCACCGCCGCGCTGGCCAGCGTGACCCTGGCGAGCCCCATCGCCGCCCAGCTCTTCGGTCACTCGCTGTTCGATATCCAGCTCGAGAGTCGCGGCCTGGATCTCTCCGCGGGGCGCGGGCGTGCCGTGCTGCGCTCGACCCCGGTGGTGGAGCTCCTGACCGAGGAGTGCGTGACCCTGCGCCCGGAGACCCCGGTGGCGGCGGCGGTCACGGCCCTCTGCCAGGCCCGGCACGGCGAGGGCTACCTGGTCGACGAGCAGGGGCGCTACCTGGGCTGCGTGGGCCTGGCCGACCTGGAAGCCGCTCGGGAGGCCACCGCGGGCGACCTCCGGGTGGGTGGCGTCGTCCGCCTGGCGCGCTCGGTCCTGGCGCCGGACACCTCGCTGTGGGACGCCATGGAGGTGCTCCAGGACGTTACCGGCGAGGCCCTGCCGGTGGTCGATGCCGAGGCCGATGACGCCTTCCTCGGGGTGGTCTTCGAGTCGAGCATCGCCCGGGCCTACCTGGCACACAGCGACGAGCTGCGAAGGGAGGAACATGGCACGGGATGAACGAGA from Halomonas aestuarii encodes:
- a CDS encoding chloride channel protein, translating into MDSISATERYRRGPLAVVRFLGLVLLGAVIGAIASLFAVGFVAAVLALNDLLLISPRSRMMFDHPGLLVAITIAVPTLGGLVVGLVHLAIPERRPHAPADVIAAVQTRRGRLPVRAGSLSALGALVSLGAGASVGQYGPLVHLGATLGSLGARLLRLGRSDDNITIACGVAAAIATAFNAPLAGIVFAHEVVLRHYALRAFAPVAAAALVGHVIATNVLERGALFHVADTAVPHPWEFVAFLAIGGLGALVAGAYMGTLLGVTRLAMRLTLPPPLRPALAGSLLGIAALWVPDILGMGQETLRFATIAGAFGSGELLLVLVLKIAATGLCLGMGFGGGVFSPALVIGTLFGALCGSLVGQFSGAPQETFVFYAVCGMVAVTAPVIGAPLTSLLIVFELTGSYALTTAALASVTLASPIAAQLFGHSLFDIQLESRGLDLSAGRGRAVLRSTPVVELLTEECVTLRPETPVAAAVTALCQARHGEGYLVDEQGRYLGCVGLADLEAAREATAGDLRVGGVVRLARSVLAPDTSLWDAMEVLQDVTGEALPVVDAEADDAFLGVVFESSIARAYLAHSDELRREEHGTG